The segment GGCACCCCGGACGTCGAGCAGGTCCTGCTGGGCGACGCCGGCGTCGTGCACGGGGCCCGGTCCGGCACGGTGGTCATCGACACCAGCACCATCGATCCGACCGCGACCCGCGGGATCGCCGACCGGCTGGCGGAACGCGGCGTCGACATGCTCGACGCGCCGGTGTCGGGCGGCCCCCACGGCGCGCGCGACGCGACCCTTTCGATCATGGTCGGCGGAAAGGCGGACGTGCTCGACCGCGCCCGGCCGCTGTTCGACTGCATCGGCACCAAGGTGCTCCACATGGGGGATCACGGCGCCGGACAGGGGACGAAGGCGTGCCACCAGCTCCTGCTGCTGGTCACCGCGCAGGGGGTCGCCGAGGCGTTGGCGCTGGCCCGCCGCGCCGGCCTCGACGCGGGGAGGGTCCGGGAGGCGATGCTGCAGGGCATGGCGTCCAGCCGCGTGCTCGACTTCTTCGGCGACCGAATGGCGCGCCGCGACTTCGACGCCGGCATCGAGAGCCGGCTGTACCACAAGGATCTCGACATCGTGCTGAAC is part of the Acidobacteriota bacterium genome and harbors:
- a CDS encoding NAD(P)-dependent oxidoreductase; translation: MRVGFIGLGVMGRSMALNLLRGRHELTVYARRPASLAPLIERGAATAETPAALAADCDAVFTMLTGTPDVEQVLLGDAGVVHGARSGTVVIDTSTIDPTATRGIADRLAERGVDMLDAPVSGGPHGARDATLSIMVGGKADVLDRARPLFDCIGTKVLHMGDHGAGQGTKACHQLLLLVTAQGVAEALALARRAGLDAGRVREAMLQGMASSRVLDFFGDRMARRDFDAGIESRLYHKDLDIVLNLAHDLGVSLPAGAVTMQFINGLHGRGRGRDDLSALITLVEELGAE